In Candidatus Nitronauta litoralis, one DNA window encodes the following:
- a CDS encoding DUF2490 domain-containing protein, with the protein MIPGIKFSARQLFIALILAGPLLFSLGDRAQAEDFGYWNEFVLKHKIDENLSVHFKSEEWFLGDVSRLGLYNFTSGLTFHESKYFDLEFNYRYQKLKLFTAWTEENRFEIIPHLKADLFGFQFALRNRLEFRSIDGNDSLRLRERITIKKDFKLNQMAFDVYISNEFFYDTNVDDYNQNRAKAGIIKEIFPGVKMGLYYMYWTLQAKTLYEANVIGTTFTISF; encoded by the coding sequence ATGATTCCAGGAATTAAATTTTCTGCACGTCAACTTTTTATAGCTTTGATTCTGGCTGGCCCCTTACTCTTCAGCCTGGGCGATCGGGCACAAGCAGAGGACTTCGGCTATTGGAATGAATTTGTTTTAAAGCATAAAATCGATGAAAACCTGAGTGTCCATTTCAAAAGTGAAGAATGGTTCCTGGGGGATGTGAGCCGGTTGGGCCTCTACAACTTCACCTCCGGCCTCACCTTTCATGAATCCAAATATTTCGATCTCGAGTTTAATTACCGCTACCAGAAGCTCAAGTTATTCACCGCCTGGACTGAGGAAAATCGATTCGAAATAATTCCCCATCTCAAAGCTGATTTGTTCGGATTCCAATTCGCGCTACGAAACAGACTCGAGTTCCGTAGCATTGATGGAAATGACAGCCTCCGCCTTAGAGAACGGATCACCATAAAAAAAGATTTTAAACTCAATCAAATGGCTTTCGATGTCTACATCTCCAACGAGTTTTTCTATGACACCAATGTGGACGATTACAATCAAAACCGGGCAAAGGCAGGAATAATAAAGGAAATTTTCCCCGGTGTGAAAATGGGTTTGTACTATATGTACTGGACCCTTCAAGCGAAAACTTTATACGAAGCAAATGTTATTGGAACAACTTTTACGATTTCCTTTTAA